In the genome of Desulfomicrobium apsheronum, the window GGACCTCCTGTCCTTCCTGGCCGGGCACCGGCTTTGCCGGATGCTGATTCACGTCTGGTCGGGAACGGCCTCGGCCCTGATGCTCATTGCCATCGGCGGTCTGGTCGCCTTTTTGCTTAGACAAAGCCTGCCCGTCTTCAATGCGCGGCTTTTCTTCGGCGACGCACCGATCATGGCCGCAATCCTGGGACGTGCACCTGTCTGGGACGGCATCTTCGCCGCCTGCGCAGGGACGGTGGCGCTGGTCGCCCTGGCCTCGCTCATGGCCATCCCTGCCGGAATCGGCGCAGGCATTGCCCTGTCACAATATCTGCACGGCAGGCTCGCCCGCGCGCTCAGATTCTCGGCCAACACCCTGGCCGGAGTGCCGTCCATCGTGATGGGCCTGTTCGGCTTCTCGCTGATCATATTTCTGCGCCACACCGTAGCGCCCGAGGCCAACACAAGCCTTCTGCTCTCCGCGTTCTGCCTGGCCCTGCTCATTCTGCCGTACATGATCAATGCCACGGCTCAAGCGCTGGAGACGCTGCCGGAGGAACTTCGTCTGCTGGGCCCGAGTCTCGGCATGACCAGCCTGCAGAGCCTGCGGCGCATCCTTCTTCCGGCCGCGAGCCGGGGAATGCTGGGCGGAATTGTGCTGTCCATGGGCCGCGCCGCCGAGGACACCGCCGTCATCCTGCTGACCGGAGTCGTGGCTCAAGGCGGGCTGCCGCGCGGGCTGCTGGACAAATTCGAGGCCCTGCCCTTCACCATCTACTACCTAGCTGCCCAATACCAAAGCGCGGATGATCTGCACAAAGGTTTCGGCGCGGCCCTGACCTTGCTTGTCCTGACCGTGCTCCTTTATGGAGGCGCGCGAATACTGCGGGCGGGCATGGAGAATGAATGGAAAAACTGACGCCCCTCTTCACTTTGCGCGACGTAGGCGTGGCCCTGAACGGCAAGCAGATCCTGTCCGCCCTGGATCTTGAGATCATGAAAAACCGGGCCACATTTGTCATGGGCCGCTCCGGGGCGGGCAAGACGACCCTTTTGCGCGTCTTCAACCGCCTGAACGACTGTTTCCCCGGCTGCACCACCACCGGAGAGGTCCAGCTCCACCGCGACCACGGAGTCGTGCGCCCCTACTCGGGTGAAATTCCCCTGCCCGAACTGCGTCGATTGGTCGGCATGGTCTTCCAGCACCCCAACGTCCTGCCCATGAGCATCAGGAACAATATCGTCATGCCGCTGGCCACCGTACACGGAGTCAACCGCGCGGACGCCATGGACGCGGCCAGTCAGGCGCTCAAGGAGGCACAACTCTGGGACGAAGTGCGCGACCGCCTGGACACCGATGCCCGCACCCTCTCAGGCGGGCAGCAGCAACGGCTGTGCCTGGCCCGCACCCTGGCCATGAAGCCCAGTGTCCTGCTTCTGGACGAACCGACCTCATCCCTGGACCACAAGGCCGCCAAGGGCATCGAGGAGCTGCTTGAAACCTTGAAGGGACGCTACACCCTGGTCGTGGTCTCGCACAGCCTGGATTTCGCGCTGCGACTGGCCGACGACATCATCGTGCTGCGCGAGGGCCAAACGTACCGCCATCTCCTGCCCCAGGCGATCAAGGGGGAAAGCGGAACAATTCTGGCGGAACTGGAAGCCATGTACTGATTCCACAAAAAAAATGACGCCTGTCACACATTCGACAAGCGTCATTCTTCATGCATGCAAAGTTGTCATCGAAAAAATGAAAACTATTTCTCCAATGCCTTGTGGCAAAACCACCAGTCATAGCATTCATTTTCCTTGAGTCGTTTAGCCGCGTCTTTTTCATTAGTGGCAGGAGGTATGATAACGCGATCGCCGATGAGTTCATTATGTGGCCATCCAGCTGCTATCGCGCCCTGCTTGTCAGATATTTGCAGAGCTTTCACGACGCGGACAATCTCATCCATGTTCCGCCCTATTTCTTGCGGATAGTACATGATCAAGCGGACCTTTCCTTCCGGATCAACAATAAATACGGCCCGTACAGTATTGCTACCCTTGCCGGGATGCAGCATGCCGAGCTTCATGGCCACGACGTCATTGGCCGCTACAATTGGAAATTTAATCTCCACGTTCAATTCGGATTTAATCCACTGGACCCATTTGATGTGGGAAAAGACTTGATCGACCGACATCCCGACAAGCTTGCAGTCAAGAGCTTCAAATTCCTCGAACCTCTTCTGAAAGGCAACAAACTCAGTCGTGCAAACAGGTGTGAAATCAGCGGGATGACTGAAAAACACAAACCATTTGCCTTTCAGGTCCTCGGGCAGTTTCATTGGGCCATGCGTTGTTTGAACCCTCAATTCAGGAAACGGATCACCCAACAACGGCAGGCCTGATTTTGATTCTTCCATCGCCATGTCTCCTTTTATACCGTCTGTTGAAAGCAATGCGTCCTCAAGACGACGGTCTTGTCTGCAAGGACTGAAACAACTGTCTCAACGGGTTTACCTGACAATAATAGTTAGAGCTATACATTCTCATTATCAAAACAAACAAATTGATTTTGAAAATTCTCCAAGACATCTTGAATCAGAATGATGGATACATGACCAGCGAATTTCAAAAGAGATTGTCGAAGGTGACAGGGTGCAAACAATTCTGCGTACCGTTCAAATATTGCCGCGAAAAAACAATTCGCATCAATATTTTCGATCATTGGTCGAGGAATCCATCCACTATCCCGATTTGCATCCACCTCGCCTTTCCAGCACATAAGAAAAAATTATTCTCCGGAGGTAATGATGACGCAGGAAGCTTATCGTGAAATGTGGGAAAATCTGAATCTGGATATCGCGGCCCATGACGGACTTCTGGGTGTGCTCGGAAAATTTTACGGCGACATCTACATG includes:
- a CDS encoding phosphate ABC transporter ATP-binding protein, translating into MEKLTPLFTLRDVGVALNGKQILSALDLEIMKNRATFVMGRSGAGKTTLLRVFNRLNDCFPGCTTTGEVQLHRDHGVVRPYSGEIPLPELRRLVGMVFQHPNVLPMSIRNNIVMPLATVHGVNRADAMDAASQALKEAQLWDEVRDRLDTDARTLSGGQQQRLCLARTLAMKPSVLLLDEPTSSLDHKAAKGIEELLETLKGRYTLVVVSHSLDFALRLADDIIVLREGQTYRHLLPQAIKGESGTILAELEAMY
- a CDS encoding peroxiredoxin → MEESKSGLPLLGDPFPELRVQTTHGPMKLPEDLKGKWFVFFSHPADFTPVCTTEFVAFQKRFEEFEALDCKLVGMSVDQVFSHIKWVQWIKSELNVEIKFPIVAANDVVAMKLGMLHPGKGSNTVRAVFIVDPEGKVRLIMYYPQEIGRNMDEIVRVVKALQISDKQGAIAAGWPHNELIGDRVIIPPATNEKDAAKRLKENECYDWWFCHKALEK